The DNA segment ATCTGGGCCGACGTGATCCGGCAATCGCCGGTCGAGCTGATCACCGGCCACGGCCTCGATACCGTGGTGCGCGGGCAGATGAGCGGAACCCTGCCGCAGCCCGCCCCGGCGACGCTGCTGTTCGAGACCTGGTACGAGCTCGGGCTGGTGGGCGCAGCGGCCGGCGCTGCCTGCCTCTATTTCGCGATCCGTGCCGCCGGGCGCATGACCGGGGCGCTCGCGGCCGGCGGCGTCGCCGCCTTCACCACCGCCTTCGCGCTCAGCGTCTTCGGCTTCGCGCCGCTCTTGCCGTGGTGGCTGATGACGCTCACCGCCGTGATGCTGCTCTTCGGCGCCGTCGCGCGCGGCCAGTACCGGACCGACCGCCCCGCCGTGCCGCTGCCGGCGCGCCCGGTCGGCCAGACGCGGCCCAAGGCCGCAAGGCCGCCCGTCGGCTAGACCGGCAGCGGTTCCGGCACGCCGGCTCAGCGGCTGTCGCGGGCCAGCCGCGCATAATGGCTGTACCTGGAAGCGGAGGCGCGGCGGCTGCGCCCGTGGCCATGCCAGGAAATCTCGAGCTCTCCGACATCGGCGTGGACGAGGCCGTTGGAATAGGTGCCGACGCCACCGACGCCCGCGAGCGAACGCGCCGCGGCCGCAGCCTTGCGCGGCGAGGTGGCGAGCGGCCGGAAATCGATCGCACGGCCGAGATAATGCTGCGACCGGCGGGCATGACGGCCGCCGCAGGTCGAGGTGATCTCGACGGGGCCGATCTTCGCGACGAGTTCGGAAAGCACCGTCACCGTGTCGGGCTTCAGGCAGCGCAGCCCCTTGACCTGCGGCTGGAAGGAAACCTTGTCGGAGAGGCCATCGGCCGAGGCGGCCGCAGGCAAGAGCAAGGGCACGAACGCAAGCAACATCGATCGACGCATGACTGACCAAACGATAAGATGGAATGGATGTAAGACAATCCTGAAGATACGCAGGATCGTAACGAAGCGGCGGCTTCGCTATTGACCGTAAAAGGCAAAATCAAGGCTAAGTTAATTTTTTAGTATTTTCCATGATTCAACATGCTTATCGGAAAGCATCCGGAAGTCCTTTTTTTCTTTCGCGCGCTCCCGCCATGCCTCCCAGGCCCGGCACCCGCGTGCGTCCGGCTTGGACAGGCGGTGCAAAGCTGCGCTAGCCTGTCGCGACGGCACCCGTTTCCCGCGCGGTCGCCCCATGCCATCCCAGAGGATACGATGCCCAAGACCGAGATCATCGCGGCGCTCACTCCCGAAATCACCGCGATCCGCCGCGACATCCATCGCCATCCCGAGCTGATGTACGAGGAGCACAGGACCGCCGGGCTCGTCGCCGGGAAGCTCGAGGAATGGGGCGTCGACGAGGTGGTGACGGGCCTCGGCCAAACCGGCGTCGTCGGCATCATCAGGGGCAGGCAGCAGAATTCCGGCCGGGTCATCGCGCTCAGGGCCGACATGGACGCGCTGCCGATCCAGGAGGAGACCAATCTCGAGCATCGTTCGACCGCGCCGGGCAAGATGCACGCCTGCGGCCATGACGGGCATACCGCGATGCTACTCGGCGCAGCCCGCTACCTGACCCAGACCCGCGACTTCGACGGCACCGCCGTGCTGATCTTCCAGCCGGCCGAGGAAGGCGGCGCCGGCGCCAAGGCGATGATCGACGACGGGCTGATCAGCCGCTTCGGCATCCAGGAAATCTACGGCATGCACAACAAGCCGGGCGTGGCGATCGGCAAGTTCGAGATCCGCAAGGGGCCGGCCATGGCGGCGGCCGACCGCATCCACATCAAGATCGAGGGGCTGGGCGGGCACGCGGCGGCGCCGCACCGCGTCAACGATCCGATCGTCGCCTCCTGCGCGCTGGTCACGGCGCTGCAGACGGTCGCCTCGCGCAATGCCGATCCGCTGGAGTCGGTCGTCGTCTCGGTGACCGCGCTCAATGCCGGGGAGGCCTTCAACGTCATTCCCCAGAGCGCCGAGATCAAGGGCACGGTGCGCTCGCTGACGCCTGAGACGCGCGCGCTGGCGCAGAAGCGCATCACCGAGATCGTCGAGGGGGTGATGAAGGCGTTCGGGATGAAATACGAGATGGAATACCGTCTCGGCTATCCGGTCACCTTCAACCATGCCGGCCAGACCGATTTCGTCACCAGCGTGACCAAGGAAGCCTTCGGCTCGGATGCGATCGAGACCGAGGTGCCGCCGACCATGGGCTCGGAGGATTTCTCCTATATGCTGGAGGAGCGCCCCGGCGCCTTCATCAATATCGGCAACGGCGATTCGGCGGGCCTGCACAACCCGGCCTACGAGTTCAACGACGCGGCTATCCCCGTCGGCGTGAACTACTGGGCGAGCCTGATCGAGATCGCCATGCCGCAGCGGGGCTGATGGCGGGCCGATGAGCGATATCGACTGTTTGGTGATCGGGGCCGGCGTCGTCGGCCTCGCGGTTGCCCGCGGGCTCGCGCTCGCCGGGCGCGAGGTCGTCGTCGTCGAGGCGGCCGAGGGCATCGGCACCCAGACCTCGGCACGCAACTCCGAGGTCATCCATGCCGGGATCTACTATGCGCCGGGCTCGCTGAAGGCGCGTCTGTGCGTCGCCGGCCGCGCAATGCTCTACCGCTACCTCGCCGAGCGCGGCCTGCCGCACAAGGCCTGCGGCAAGCTGATCGTCGCCACCTCCGAAAGCCAGAAGCCGGCGCTGGAGACGATCATGGCGCGCGCGCAAGCCTCGGGCGTCGAGACGCTGCGCTGGCTTGCGGGCGCCGAGGCCAGGGCGATGGAGCCGGAAGTCCGCTGCGAGCTCGCCCTGCTCTCGCCCGAGACCGGCGTGGTCGACAGCCACGCGCTGATGCTCTCGCTTCTCGGCGAGTGCGAGGCGGCGGGCGGCTCGCTCGCGCTCAACACGCCGATCACCGGCTGGCGGCGCGAGGCGGAAGGCTTCAGCGTCGATTTCGGCGGCGCCGATCCGGCGACCTACAGCGTGCGCAGCGTGGTCAACGCGGCCGGCCATGGCGCGCCGAAGCTGCTCGGCAGTCTCGAAGGCTTCCCGGCGCAGCATGTGCCGGTGCAGCATTACGCCAAGGGCAATTACTTCGCGCTGACAGGCCGGCAGCCTTTCAGCCGCCTGGTCTATCCGGTGCCGGAGGCGGCGGGCCTCGGCATCCACGCCACGATCGACATGGGCGGGCGGGTCAAGTTCGGCCCGGACGTCGAGTGGGTCGGCCACGACCAGGACCTCGTGGTCGATCCGGCGCGGGCGGAGAAGTTCTATGCGGCGGTCCGCACCTATTGGCCGGCGCTGCCGGACGGGGCGCTGGTCGCTGACTACGCCGGCATCCGGCCGAAGCTGCACGGACCGGGCGAGCCGATGCCGGATTTCCGCGTCGACGGGCCCGCGCTCCATGGCGTGCCGGGGCTGGTCAACCTGCTCGGCATCGAAAGCCCGGGGCTAACCAGCGCGCTCGCGATCGCCGAGATGGTGCGCGAGAAGCTAGGCTGACTTTGCGCGGAAACACACCGTCATCCCGGGTCAAGCCCGGGATGACCCGCTCGCGCGCGCCTCAGCCTCGCGCCTTGGCGAAGGCTTCCTTCGCCTCGCGGGCGAGCGTGGTGATCCGCCCCCAGTCACCGGCGGCGATCGCATCGGGCGGGACCAGCCAGGACCCGCCGACGCAGATCACCTGCGGGAGGCTGAGATAATCGTCGAGATTCTTCAGGCCGACGCCGCCGGTCGGACAGAAGCTCATCTGCGGGAACGGGCCGGAGAGCGCCTTCAGCGCCGGCGGGCCGCCGGCCTGCTCGGCCGGGAAGAATTTCGCGACGATGCGCCCGGCGGCAACGGCGCGCATGCAGTCGGACGCGGTCGCGACGCCCGGCAACCAGGGCAGGCCCGCCTTGCGCAAAGCCTCGTCGACGCTCTCGCTGAAGCCCGGGCTGACCACGACCTGCGCACCGGCATCCCTGACCTGCGGAACCTGGGACGGCGTTACCACCGTGCCGGCGACGGCCAGCGCCTTCGGCACGGATTTCGCGATGGCCGCGAGCGCCGCCAGCGCCGCCGGGCGGCGCAGCGTGACCTCGACCACATCGATGCCGCCGGCGACCAGCGCATGGGCGAGATCGGCGGCCCGCGAGGCATCCTCGATCACGACCACGGGGATCACGCCGCAGCTTTTCAGCCAGGCAATCGCGGCAGTCTCGTCCATGGCCTCGTCCTTCGACCGATCCGGGCGGGAAGTCCGGCTCTACTCCTTCGCCCAGTAGACGTCGAGCCCTCGCGCGCTCCCGAGCAGCAGATCGACCGGCAGCGGCTGCGACAGGCGCTCCGGCGCGGCCCGGAGCACCGCCTCCTTGGCGGCCCCGGCGACGAGCAGGCTCGCCCAGCCGGCCCCGAGCAGGCGGGCGGGAGAGAGCGAGAGCCGCGGCGGCAGGCCCGGCGGACGGGCGACGACGATGCCGCTGTCGGGCACCGCCGCGAAGGTCGCCTCGGCGCCCGGAAACAGCGAGGCGATGTGCCCGTCCGCACCCATGCCACCGACCAGCAGGTCGAGCGGCGGCAGCTCGGCGAGCTTCGCGCCGATGAGCGCGGCGGCGGCCTCGATGTCGCTGCCATGGCCGTGGAAGGAGAGGAAGCCGGCCCGCCCCCCGGCGAGCGGCGCAAAAGCGGCCCGGATCATCCGCTCGTTCGAGGCCGGATCATCGGCCGCCACGAAGCGCTCGTCGGTCGGCAGGAGCGTCACCCGCTCCCAGGGCAGCTGATGGCGCCCGAGCGCGGCGAGGAAGCCGGCCGGCGTCGTGCCGCCGGGCACGGCGAGAAGCGCGCTGCCCTGCCCCGCCAGCAGATCCTTCAGCCGCACCGAGACCGCCTCCGCCAGCGCCTCGGAAGCATCGGCGAGCGTGGCGAAGCGATGCCAGGCGAGCGGGCCGGTCATCAGACCAGATCCGGATCGGCCCAGGAGCGGCCGTCGCGCTCGATCAGGCCGATCGCCTGCGACGGCCCCCAGGAGCCGGCGGCATAGCGATGCGGATGCGGATAATAATCCTGCCAGCCGGCGATGATCGGATCGACCCAGGCCCAGGCCTGCTCGACCTCGTCGCGATGCATGAACAGCGTCTGGTCGCCGCGGATCACATCGGTCAGCAGGCGCTCATAGGCATCGGGCGTGCGCTCGTCGAAGGCGGTCGAATAGCGCAGGTCGAGCTGGCGCGGCACGATCTTGAGCCGGCCGGAGCCGGGCACCTTCATCATCAGCTGGAGCTGGACGCCGTCGTTCGGCTGGAGGCGGATGAACAGGCGGTTGGCGTCGAGCCGGTCGCCGCCGCCATTGCCGAAGATCGAATGCGGCACCGGCTTGAAGGTGACGGCGATCTCGGAATAGCGCTGCGCCATGCGCTTGCCCGTACGCAAATAGATCGGCACGCCGGCCCAGCGCCAGTTGTCGACCTCGCAGCGGATGGCGACGAAGGTCTCGGTCGTCGAGCCGTGGCCGAGCTCCTCGGCATAGCCGCGCACGCGCCCGCCGTCGATCTGGCCCGGCCCGTACTGGCCGCGCACGGTGTAGCGCTGGACGTCCGGCCCGACGATGGGACGCAGCGCCTTCAGGACCTTGATCTTCTCCTCGCGCACCGCCCCGGCCTCGAGCATGTTCGGCGGCTCGATGGCGAACAGGGTGAGGAGCTGCATGAGATGGTTCTGCACCATGTCGCGCATATGGCCGGACTTGTCGTAATAGCCGGCGCGGCTCTCCAGCCCGACCGTCTCGGCGACCGTGATCTGGACATGGTCGATGTCGCGGCTCGACCAGGAGCGCTCGAACAGCGTGTTGGCGAAGCGCAGGACCAGCAGGTTCTGCACCGTCTCCTTGCCGAGGTAATGGTCGATCCGGTAGGTGCGGCTTTCCGGCAGGATGCGCGCCACCGCATCGTTGATCGCGCGTGCCGAGGCGAGGTCGCGCCCGAGCGGCTTCTCCAGGATGACGCGCGAGGTCGGTGTCAGGATATCGGCTCCGGCGAGGTTCTCGCAGATGGGGATGAAGAGGTCGGGCGGCGTCGAGAGATAGAAGGAGCGCACGCGCACGCTTTCGCCCAGCGCCTCTTTCAGCGCGCCGTAGGTTTCGGGCTTCAGCGCATCGAGCAGCACCATGGTCAGCCGGCGCAGGAAGGGCTCGACATCGCCTTGCGGGATGCCCTCTTCGCCCAGGCGCGAGGCGATCTGCTTCGGCAGCCCCTCGACATCCTCAGGCTTGCGGACGACGGCGAGGATGCGGCTCTCCTGCGGCAGGACGCCTTCGCGGCTGCGCTGGGCCAGCGCCGGAAAGAGCTTGCGCAAGGCGAGATCGCCGCCGGCGCCGAAGATCACCAGGTCGAAGGGCGGGACCGGCGTCCGCTCGGGGATGGTCTCGGGCCGAAGCGCGGTGTCGATGACGGCGTCCATGGGCTCACAACTCCGTAAGCGGTGCCGGGTTCGCGATACTCGCGGAAGCTTTACGGTTCAAGCGCGAGCCTAGACAGGTTGCAGCCGGATGGCGAAGAGCTCGCCGCCGCTTTCGGCGTGCAAGGCGACGGTGGCGGGCGCCGGCAGGATCGCATTGTCCCCGGCCGCCAGCACCACCCCGTTCACCTGCCAGTTGCCACGGCGCGCCACCAGAACCAGGAGCCCGCGCCCGGCCGCGACCTCGCAGGGGCCGCCGCCGCCCAACCGTTCGACCTCGTGGCGCCAGGCCCGGCGCCGGCTCATCACGTTGAGGTCATCGATTCCGCCGTCGACCAGCACGCCCGTCACCGCCCGGTCGGCGGCGAAGAAGAACGGCGCGGCCGCGCGATCGAGCGCCACCGTCTCGCCGTCGCCGAAGGCGAGGCGGATGCCGTTGCCGGTCAGGACCGAGAGCGTCCGATCGATGCCGGGAAAGGACGAGAACGGGCCGTCCTGCCCGACATGGGCCATCGAGATGCGCCAGTCGAAATCGCTCAAGGGCGCGCCCTCGGGCGAAACCGCGATCTCGGTCGTGGTGCCGCCGCCGTTCTTCCACGGCATGACCTTGCAATCGGCGGCGCGGATGATGCGCATGGCGGCTTCCTTCAGGATGTGCTGCCCCCTTCGTCATTCCGGGTTCGCCCTTCGGGCGCCCGGAATGACGGATGATCAGCCCAGGATCCCCGGCAGATCGAGCCCCTTTTCGCGGGCGCAGTCCAGCGCGATCTCGTAGCCGGCATCGGCATGGCGCATCACGCCGGTCGCCGGGTCGTTCCAGAGCACGCGCTCGAGGCGGGCAGCCGCATCTTCGGTGCCGTCGGCGCAGATCACCACGCCCGCATGCTGCGAGAAGCCCATGCCGACGCCGCCGCCATGATGCAGCGAGACCCAGGTCGCGCCGGACGCCGTGTTGAGCAGCGCGTTCAGCAGCGGCCAGTCGGAGACCGCGTCCGAGCCGTCGCGCATCGCCTCGGTCTCGCGGTTCGGCGAGGCGACGGAGCCTGAATCGAGATGGTCGCGGCCGATCACGACCGGCGCCTTCAGCTCGCCGTTCTTCACCATCTCGTTGAAGGCGAGGCCGAGCCGATGACGGTCGCCGAGGCCGACCCAGCAGATGCGCGCCGGCAGACCCTGGAAGGCGATGCGCTCGCGCGCCATGTCGAGCCAGTTGTGCAGATGCGTGTTGCCGGGCGTAAGCTCCTTCACCTTTGCATCGGTCCTGTAGATGTCCTCCGGATCGCCCGAGAGCGCCGCCCAGCGGAACGGGCCGACGCCGCGGCAGAACAGCGGGCGGATATACGCCGGCACGAAGCCGGGGAAGGCGAAGGCATTCGTGAGCCCCTCCTCCTTGGCCATCTGGCGGATGTTGTTGCCGTAGTCGAAGGTCGGGACGCCCATCTCCTGGAAGGCGATCATCGCCGCGACATGCTCGCGCATCGAGGCGCGCGCCGCCTTCTCCACCGCCTTCGGATCGCCCTCGCGGCGCTGCTTCCACTCGCCCATGGTCCAGCCCTTGGGCAGATAGCCGTTGACCGGGTCATGAGCCGAGGTCTGGTCCGTCACCATGTCGGGGCGGATGCCGCGGCGGACCATCTCGGGCAGGATCTCGGCGCAGTTGCCGAGCAGGCCGACCGACTTCGCCTCACCGTGCTTCGTCCAATGGGCGATCATCTCCATCGCCTCGTCCAGCGTCTCGGCCTTCTCGTCGACATAGCGGGTGCGCAGGCGGAAATCGATCGAGTCGGGGTTGCACTCGACCGTGAGGCAGGAGGCGCCGGCCATCACCGCCGCCAGGGGCTGGGCGCCGCCCATGCCGCCCAGGCCGCCGGTCAGGACCCATTTGCCCTTGAGGTTGCCGCCATAGTGCTGGCGCCCGGCCTCGACGAAGGTCTCGTAGGTGCCCTGCACGATGCCCTGCGAGCCGATATAAATCCAGGAGCCGGCCGTCATCTGGCCGTACATGGCGAGCCCCTTGCGGTCGAGCTCGTTGAAATGGTCCCAGTTCGCCCAGTGCGGCACGAGGTTGGAATTGGCGATCAGCACGCGCGGGGCGTCCTTGTGGGTGCGGAACACGCCGACCGGCTTGCCGGACTGGACGAGCAGCGTCTCGTCGGCCTCGAGCCGGCGCAGCGTCGCGACGATGCGGTCGAAATCCTCCCAGGAGCGCGCGGCGCGGCCGATGCCGCCATAGACCACGAGCTCCTGCGGGTTCTCGGCGACGTCCGGGTGGAGGTTGTTCATCAGCATGCGCAGCGGCGCTTCCGTCAGCCAGCTCCTGGCGGAAAGCTCCGTGCCGGTCGCGGGGCGGATGACGCGGGTGTTGTCGAGGCGGGTCATGGGCGGCTCCGTTCGAGGGTCGTGGGCCGTGCCGGGGGCGGCGGCGGTGATGGCGGTCAGGTCAGGGCTGCGAAATAGTCGAGGCCGGCGGCCTGACCGACCGCGCCGGAAAGCACGCATTCGGTCGCCGCCGCGAGGTCGGGGGCGAGGTAGCGGTCCTCGGTCAGGGGCGCGATCCTCTCCCGCAGCAGCGCCAGCACCCGCTCCAGCCGCGGGCCCGTCTTCAGCGGGCGGTGATGCTCGATCGCCTCCGCCGCCGCCATCAGCTCGACGCCGATGATGCTCGCCGCGTTGCGCGCCATCTCGATCAGGCGGAAGGCGCCATGCGTCGCCATCGAGACATGGTCTTCCTGGTTGGCCGAGGTCGGGATGGTGTCGACCGAGGCGGGGTAGGCCTTCTGCTTGTTCTCGGAGGCGAGCGCGGCGGCCGTGACCTGCGCGATCATGAAGCCGGAGTTCAGCCCGGCGTCGCGGGCGAGGAAGGGCGGCAGCCCGCTCATCACCGGATCGACGAGCAGCGCCATGCGCCGTTCGGAGAGGTTGCCGATCTCGCAGACCGCCAGCGCCAGCGTATCGGCGGCGAAGGCGACCGGCTCGGCATGGAAATTCCCGCCCGAGACGATCTCGCCTACGCCCAGCACCAGCGGGTTGTCGGTGACGGCGTTGGCCTCGATGGCAAGCGTCACGGCGGCGTTGCCGATCAGGTCGCCGACCGCGCCCATCACCTGCGGCTGGCAGCGCAGCGAATAGGGGTCCTGCACCTTCGAATCGCCGTGGCGGTGGCTCTCGCGGATGGCGCTGCCGGCGATGAGGTCGAGCAGGACCTTCGCGACCTTGATCTGGCCGGGCTGGCCGCGAAGCGCCTGGATGCGCGGGTCGAAGGGCGTGTCGGAACCTTTCAGCGCATCGACCGAGAGCGCGCCGGCGACGAGCGCGGCGTCGAAGACGCGGGCGATCGCGGCCAGGCCGGTCAGCGCGAGCGTGGTCGAGACCTGCGTGCCGTTGATCAGCGCGAGCCCTTCCTTGGCGACGAGGGCGAGCGGAGCCTGACCGATGCGCTTCAGCGCCTCGGCCGCCGGCAGGGTCTCGCCCTTCAGGCGGATCTCGCCGAAGCCCATCAGGGCTGCGGTCATATGGGCGAGCGGCGCGAGGTCGCCGGAGGCGCCGACCGAGCCCTTGGCCGGGATGACGGGCAGCGCATCGGCCTGAAGCGCGCCGGTCAGCGCCGCAATCACCACGGGCCGCACACCGGAGGCGCCGCGCGCGAGGCTTGCCGCCTTCATCGCCAGCAGCAGGCGCACCACGGCGTCCGGCAAGGCCGGGCCGGTGCCGACCGCATGCGACAGGATGAGGTTGCGCTGGAGCGTGGCGAGATCGGCATCGGCGATGCGCACGCTGGCGAGCTTGCCGAAGCCGGTGTTGACGCCATAGGTCACGGTGCCGGCGGCGACGATCTCCTCGACGATCGCCCGGCCGGAGGCGATGCGCCCGGCGCTGTCGCCGGCGAGCGCAGCCGCGGCGCCGTCGAGGATCGCGCGCCAGTCGGTGAGGCGGGCGGCGCCCGGATTCAGCGAAACAGGGGTCATTGTCCGTTCCAGATGCGGGTGTGAAGCGGGTTGAAGCCGATGCGGTAGGAAAGCTCGGCCGGGCGCTCGATCTCCCAGATCGCGAGGTCGCAGCTTTTGCCGGCTTCGAGCGTACCGGTCTCGTCCTGGAGGCCGAGCGCGCTCGCGGCATTGCGGGTGAGCCCGGCCAGCGCCTCCTCCGGCGTCATGCGGAAGAGCGTGCAGGCCATGTTGAGCACCAGCAGCGGCGAGGTCAGCGGCGAGGAGCCGGGATTGGCATCGGTCGCGAGCGCGATCGCGACGCCGTGCCGGCGCATCAGATCGATCGGCGGCACTTTCGTCTCGCGCAGGAAGTAGAAGGCGCCGGGCAGCACCACCGCGACCGTGCCGGCCCTCGCCATGGCGACGACGCCGGCCTCGTCGAGATATTCGAGATGGTCGGCGGAGAGCGCGCCCATTTCGGCGGCGAGCGCCGCACCATGCAGGTTGGAGAGCTGCTCGGCATGGAGCTTGATCGCCAGCCCCCTGGCCCTGGCGGCCTCGAAGACCTGGCGGGTCTCCTCGGGCGAGAAGGCGATGCCCTCGCAGAAGGCGTCGACCGCGTCGGCGAGCCCTTCGGCCACGACGGCATCGAGCATCGGGCCGGCGACGAGCGCGGCGTAATCTCCCGAGCGGCCCTGATATTCCGGCGGCACGGCGTGCGCGCCCAGAAAGCTGGTGCGGACGGTGACGGGCCGCTCGCGGCCGAGGCGGCGCGCGACGCGCAACTGCTTCAGTTCCGCCTCCTGCTCCAGCCCGTAGCCGGATTTGATCTCGACGGTGGTGACGCCTTCCGCCGTCAGCGCGGCGAGGCGCCGGCCGGCCGAGGCGAAGAGCGCGTCCTCGCTCGCCGCGCGCGTCGCCTTGACGGTGGAGAGGATGCCGCCGCCGGCCCGCGCGATCTCCTCATAGGTCGCACCCTCGAGGCGCAGCTCGAACTCATGCGCCCGGTCGCCGCCATGGACGAGATGGGTGTGGCAGTCGATCAGGCCGGGCGTTATCCAGCGGCCTTCGCAATCGATGATCTCGGCAGCCGCAAAGGCAGGCGCCCCGGCGCGTGGGCCGACATGGAGGATGCGTCCGGCGCGGGCGGCGATCACGCCGTCGGCGATGGCGCCATAGGGCACGCCGAGCGCGGGCGACATCGTCGCCAGCCGCGCATTCGTCCACAGCCTGTCGCAGACAAGCGGCTCACCGGGCGCTTTCGCCACCACGCATCCTCCCGCTACCCTAATGTATGGAGGTATGATATCCAATTGCATATGCAATTGGCAAGCACGATTTGCATATGCAATTCAACGCCAGCGAACGACGGAGCGAAACGGTGAGCGAGACCCTGCATCTGGCCGAGGCGCTTTTGCCCGGCGGCTTTGCCCGCGACGTGGCGCTGACCGTCAGCGAGGGCGTGATCGTCTCCGTCGAGACGGGGGTGAAGCCGGCCGCTGAGGCCCGACGCTTTTCCGGCCTCGCGCTGCCGGGCATGCCGAACCTGCACAGCCATGCCTTCCAGCGCGGCATGGCGGGGCTTTCGGAGCGGCGCGGCGCGCCGGAGGATTCGTTCTGGACCTGGCGTGAGGTGATGTACCGCTTCCTCGACCGGCTCGACCCCGAGGACGTTCAGGCCATCGCGGCGCAAGCCTTCGTCGAGATGCTGGAGGGCGGCTTCACCGCGCTCGCCGAGTTCCACTACCTGCATCACGACAAGGATGGGCGCGCCTATGCGAACATCGCGACGATGGGGCAGGCGATCGCGGCGGCGGCGCAGGAAACCGGGCTCGGCCTGACCTTGCTGCCGGTGCTCTACCGCTTCGGCAATTTCGGTGAGGCGCCCTCGGTCCATGGCCAGCGCCGCTTCGTCAATGCGCGCGACGCCTATCAGCGCCTGCTGGAAGGCAGCGCCGCGGCGATCCGCGACCTGCCCGATGCCAGGCTCGGCGTCGCGCCGCATTCGCTGCGCGCGGTCGCGCTCGACGATCTCGGCTGGGTCTCGTCGCTGCGGCCGGACGATCCCGTGCATATCCATGTCGCCGAGCAGGTGCCCGAAGTCGAGGCCAGCCTGAAGATCACCGGCAAGCGCCCGGTCGAGCTCTTGATGGACACGGTCGCGCTCGACCGGCGCTGGTGCCTGATCCATGCGACGCATCTGACCGACGCCGAGCGTGACGGCATTGCGCTAAGCGGCGCGGTGGCGGGCCTGTGCCCGATCACCGAATCCAGCCTCGGCGACGGCATCTTCGACGGCATCCGTTATGTCCAGGCCGGCGGCGCCTATGGCGTCGGCAGCGATTCCAACATCCAGATCGATGCCGGCGCCGAACTGCGCCAGCTCGAATATTCGCAACGCCTGCGCGACCGCCGCCGCGCGCTCTTCGCGCAGGAAGATGCCTCGACGGGGCTTGCGCTCTGGCGGGCTGCCGCAGCCGGCGGGGCACGCGCCTGCGGGCGCGCCATCGGCGCGCTCGCGCCGGGCCACCGCGCCGATTTCGTCACGCTCGACGCCGACCACCCGGCCCTCGTCGGCCGGTCCGGGGCCGAGGCGCTCGACAGCGCGATCTTCGCCGCCAATGCCCTGCCTTTGCGCGAGGTCGTCGTCGGTGGCAGGAGGGTGGTGGCCGAAGGGCGCCATGTCGCCCGCGATTCGGTGCGCAGGCGCTTCGCCGGCGTCATGCGACGCCTGCTCGCGGCAGCATAGGACACGCCATGAGCGAAACCCGACCCGGCGCGGTGAAGCTGGACGGTGCCGGGCCGGTCTACGACCAGATCCGGCGCGCGATCCATGACCTCGTCGTCAGCGGGGAATGGCCACCGGGAACGAACGTGCCGCCCGAGCACGCCCTGATGG comes from the Bosea sp. (in: a-proteobacteria) genome and includes:
- a CDS encoding DUF882 domain-containing protein, which gives rise to MLLAFVPLLLPAAASADGLSDKVSFQPQVKGLRCLKPDTVTVLSELVAKIGPVEITSTCGGRHARRSQHYLGRAIDFRPLATSPRKAAAAARSLAGVGGVGTYSNGLVHADVGELEISWHGHGRSRRASASRYSHYARLARDSR
- a CDS encoding M20 aminoacylase family protein, with protein sequence MPKTEIIAALTPEITAIRRDIHRHPELMYEEHRTAGLVAGKLEEWGVDEVVTGLGQTGVVGIIRGRQQNSGRVIALRADMDALPIQEETNLEHRSTAPGKMHACGHDGHTAMLLGAARYLTQTRDFDGTAVLIFQPAEEGGAGAKAMIDDGLISRFGIQEIYGMHNKPGVAIGKFEIRKGPAMAAADRIHIKIEGLGGHAAAPHRVNDPIVASCALVTALQTVASRNADPLESVVVSVTALNAGEAFNVIPQSAEIKGTVRSLTPETRALAQKRITEIVEGVMKAFGMKYEMEYRLGYPVTFNHAGQTDFVTSVTKEAFGSDAIETEVPPTMGSEDFSYMLEERPGAFINIGNGDSAGLHNPAYEFNDAAIPVGVNYWASLIEIAMPQRG
- a CDS encoding NAD(P)/FAD-dependent oxidoreductase, with amino-acid sequence MSDIDCLVIGAGVVGLAVARGLALAGREVVVVEAAEGIGTQTSARNSEVIHAGIYYAPGSLKARLCVAGRAMLYRYLAERGLPHKACGKLIVATSESQKPALETIMARAQASGVETLRWLAGAEARAMEPEVRCELALLSPETGVVDSHALMLSLLGECEAAGGSLALNTPITGWRREAEGFSVDFGGADPATYSVRSVVNAAGHGAPKLLGSLEGFPAQHVPVQHYAKGNYFALTGRQPFSRLVYPVPEAAGLGIHATIDMGGRVKFGPDVEWVGHDQDLVVDPARAEKFYAAVRTYWPALPDGALVADYAGIRPKLHGPGEPMPDFRVDGPALHGVPGLVNLLGIESPGLTSALAIAEMVREKLG
- the eda gene encoding bifunctional 4-hydroxy-2-oxoglutarate aldolase/2-dehydro-3-deoxy-phosphogluconate aldolase; the protein is MDETAAIAWLKSCGVIPVVVIEDASRAADLAHALVAGGIDVVEVTLRRPAALAALAAIAKSVPKALAVAGTVVTPSQVPQVRDAGAQVVVSPGFSESVDEALRKAGLPWLPGVATASDCMRAVAAGRIVAKFFPAEQAGGPPALKALSGPFPQMSFCPTGGVGLKNLDDYLSLPQVICVGGSWLVPPDAIAAGDWGRITTLAREAKEAFAKARG
- a CDS encoding 6-phosphogluconolactonase; translated protein: MTGPLAWHRFATLADASEALAEAVSVRLKDLLAGQGSALLAVPGGTTPAGFLAALGRHQLPWERVTLLPTDERFVAADDPASNERMIRAAFAPLAGGRAGFLSFHGHGSDIEAAAALIGAKLAELPPLDLLVGGMGADGHIASLFPGAEATFAAVPDSGIVVARPPGLPPRLSLSPARLLGAGWASLLVAGAAKEAVLRAAPERLSQPLPVDLLLGSARGLDVYWAKE
- the zwf gene encoding glucose-6-phosphate dehydrogenase; translated protein: MDAVIDTALRPETIPERTPVPPFDLVIFGAGGDLALRKLFPALAQRSREGVLPQESRILAVVRKPEDVEGLPKQIASRLGEEGIPQGDVEPFLRRLTMVLLDALKPETYGALKEALGESVRVRSFYLSTPPDLFIPICENLAGADILTPTSRVILEKPLGRDLASARAINDAVARILPESRTYRIDHYLGKETVQNLLVLRFANTLFERSWSSRDIDHVQITVAETVGLESRAGYYDKSGHMRDMVQNHLMQLLTLFAIEPPNMLEAGAVREEKIKVLKALRPIVGPDVQRYTVRGQYGPGQIDGGRVRGYAEELGHGSTTETFVAIRCEVDNWRWAGVPIYLRTGKRMAQRYSEIAVTFKPVPHSIFGNGGGDRLDANRLFIRLQPNDGVQLQLMMKVPGSGRLKIVPRQLDLRYSTAFDERTPDAYERLLTDVIRGDQTLFMHRDEVEQAWAWVDPIIAGWQDYYPHPHRYAAGSWGPSQAIGLIERDGRSWADPDLV
- a CDS encoding HutD family protein, whose amino-acid sequence is MRIIRAADCKVMPWKNGGGTTTEIAVSPEGAPLSDFDWRISMAHVGQDGPFSSFPGIDRTLSVLTGNGIRLAFGDGETVALDRAAAPFFFAADRAVTGVLVDGGIDDLNVMSRRRAWRHEVERLGGGGPCEVAAGRGLLVLVARRGNWQVNGVVLAAGDNAILPAPATVALHAESGGELFAIRLQPV